DNA sequence from the Deinococcus humi genome:
GCCCCCATCATGGCCCGCCAGCCCGCGATGGCCTCGTTGCCTTCCAGGGCAATGGCCACGACAGGGCCGCCAGTGATGAAGTCCACCAGTTCACCGAAGAAGGGGCGCTCCTTGTGCTCGCCGTAGTGCGTCTCGGCGGTCTGACGCGAGATCATCATCTGCTTGAGGCCCACCACACGGTAGCCCTTGCGGGCGATGCGGGCGAGGATTTCGGAGGTCAGGCCGCGGCGTACGCCGTCGGGTTTGATCATGGCAAAAGTCCGTTCCATAGCGCCAGAGAGCATAGCAAAAAGGCGAAGGTTCTTTTCACCCGGTTTTCTCTGGCCGCGGTGGGAAGCTCGGGGGTTATGCCCGAATGCCGCAGCCCTGCGCGGGACCGCCCACAACCTGTTTTTGGCCCGTACAATGGCCGCGTGACCCACAACACCCAATCTCGTCCATCCGGGGATGCGTCGCGCGTCGCGCTGATCGCGTGCGCGGTGGCCGCCGCAGGTATGCTGCTCTTTCCACTCGCCTCGCTGGGACGGGGCTTCAGCGCCGACGCCGTGTTGCTGCATCTGAGCGGTTCCATTCTAAATCTGGCCAACAACCAGGAGGCCCCACTGGTCAATCCCGGCAGCGCCCTCGCGCTGGGTTGGGCCACGCTGGCCGCCGTGATCGCCACCCTGGTCGGAGCGGTGCGCCGCGCGAACTGGTTCTGGATCACCGGCCTGCTGGCTTTCGCACTTTCGGTGGCGACCGTGCTGGCTCTGAACAGCGGGCTGGCCGCGCAGGTCGAGCGGGTGGCCGCTGACACCACTCTGCGGGCCGGGGCCAGACGGCAGCTCCGTAACTTCTACGACGGCGGCGGCATGAACCTGGGTCTGTTCCTGCCTATGCTGGCCGGACTGATCGCGGCGGGCGCGGGCCTGAGCGCCCGTGCATGGGTGCTAGACCGCTTCAACCGCCTGCGCGGGCTGCTGGTCCCGGTCTCGGCCATCACACTGGCCGTGCTGGTAGGGGCCATCGTGGTCCTGGTGGTGCAGCCCATCGTCAACCCCACAGGCAAGAATCTGAACCTGTGGCAGGCCTGGCTCGCCAAGAGCGATGTGGTGTATTTCGTCTACTCCACGCTCTTCGCGCCGGTCACCCGCCTGTCGCCACTGCTGTCGAGCCTCAAGCTAGCGACGCCACTGATCTTCACCGGTCTGAGCGTGGCCTTCGCCTTCCGCACCGGCCTCTTTAATATCGGCGCGCCGGGGCAACTGACCATGGGGGCCATCGGCGCAATGCTGATGGGTGTGTACGGTCCCCCCAGTCTGGGCTGGGCGCTGCTGCCCCTTTCGGTGCTGGCCGCAGCGGCAGGTGGGGCACTGTGGGGCGCGATTCCAGGCCTGCTCAAGGCCCGCTTCGGCTCCAGCGAGGTCATCAACACCATCATGCTCAACTACGTCGCCTCGGCGGTATTCATCTTTATGATCGGTTCGGAGACCTTTCCGTTCCTGGGCAGGGAGTACAACCTGCCGTTCAAGGCCCCCGGCTTCGAGGCCAAAAGCGAGGAATTACAGCAGGCCGCCCGGCTGCCCACCTTGCTTGACCTGTTCAACGTCGGTCCGGCGGGCGGCGGTTACGTCCTGAGCATCGGCCTCGTGGTGGCGCTGATCGCCCTGCTGATCGCGCGTCCGCTGCTCAAGGCCGTCAGGAACGGTGGACTGATTGCCGTCGTGATCGCCCTTGCGCTGGGCGCGCTGACGTGGCGCATCGGGGTTCCGGCAAACATCAACGGCAGCCAGCTCAACGCGTCCTTCCTGATCGCGCTGGCCTGCGTGGCGCTATTCGGCACGCTGATGTGGCGCACCGCCACCGGCTACGCGCTGCGGGCAGTGGGTCTTTCACCCCGCGCGGCGGAGTACGGCGGGATCAGCGTGGCGCGCGGCACAGTGCTGGCGATGACCCTGGCCGGCATGTTCGCCGGGCTGGCCGGGACACACTACGTCAATGGCGGCGCGCTGGACGAGTACCGCCTGAAGGGCAACATGCCGGTCAACGTGGGCTTCGACGGCATCGCCGTGGCCCTGATGGGCCAGAACACCCCCACCGGGGTGGTGCTCGCCAGCCTACTGTTCGGCACGGTCGATACGGGCGGCGTAGACGTGGACCAGCAACTCGACGGCGTGAACAAGGACATCGTGACGGTGCTGAAAGCATTGATCGTGCTGTTTATCGCCGCCGGGGGCTTCCTGAGCCGCCGCCTGGTGGACCCGCCGCCGCCGCAACTGGTGGCCGCCACCGACAGGACGGGCAGCGATGAGGGCGGCAAGCTCTCCCCCAGCGCCGCGGCGCAGCAGGCGGGCACCCCCAACCCCAACGTCGGTTACAGCAGTGAAGAGAACACCCGTGAAGGGGGCAAATAATGGACGGGCTGTTCGCACAACTGATCACGGCGGCATTTCTCGCCACCTTTATCCGCAGTCTGGTC
Encoded proteins:
- a CDS encoding ABC transporter permease subunit, whose amino-acid sequence is MTHNTQSRPSGDASRVALIACAVAAAGMLLFPLASLGRGFSADAVLLHLSGSILNLANNQEAPLVNPGSALALGWATLAAVIATLVGAVRRANWFWITGLLAFALSVATVLALNSGLAAQVERVAADTTLRAGARRQLRNFYDGGGMNLGLFLPMLAGLIAAGAGLSARAWVLDRFNRLRGLLVPVSAITLAVLVGAIVVLVVQPIVNPTGKNLNLWQAWLAKSDVVYFVYSTLFAPVTRLSPLLSSLKLATPLIFTGLSVAFAFRTGLFNIGAPGQLTMGAIGAMLMGVYGPPSLGWALLPLSVLAAAAGGALWGAIPGLLKARFGSSEVINTIMLNYVASAVFIFMIGSETFPFLGREYNLPFKAPGFEAKSEELQQAARLPTLLDLFNVGPAGGGYVLSIGLVVALIALLIARPLLKAVRNGGLIAVVIALALGALTWRIGVPANINGSQLNASFLIALACVALFGTLMWRTATGYALRAVGLSPRAAEYGGISVARGTVLAMTLAGMFAGLAGTHYVNGGALDEYRLKGNMPVNVGFDGIAVALMGQNTPTGVVLASLLFGTVDTGGVDVDQQLDGVNKDIVTVLKALIVLFIAAGGFLSRRLVDPPPPQLVAATDRTGSDEGGKLSPSAAAQQAGTPNPNVGYSSEENTREGGK
- the ndk gene encoding nucleoside-diphosphate kinase produces the protein MERTFAMIKPDGVRRGLTSEILARIARKGYRVVGLKQMMISRQTAETHYGEHKERPFFGELVDFITGGPVVAIALEGNEAIAGWRAMMGATNPANAAPGTIRADFATTTGENVTHGSDSSESAERELGLFFAAGELLD